The sequence below is a genomic window from Lolium perenne isolate Kyuss_39 chromosome 4, Kyuss_2.0, whole genome shotgun sequence.
tatgctatggcaaggattaccatgttgtgatctttaataagatcaagtagttgatccttgattaacaagttcttgtgttgattttaattccatttgatctaatcccttagatcaaattatctctacccaaaacaaggttttagcaaagtcacattgaggtttatagcgcttgacttgatgatctacttcaatcccaccaaggtcaagtgaaacttcagttactgtgactgttttactttaaagcgcgaaaattccccagattttctatgcatgaatgcaatgcacacatctgtttcgtctatttttgtaaccccattacttgGGATATTTCAAacgccaagaggaaggtgtgatgcgtacagcagcaagttttccctcagtaagaaaccaaggttatcgaaccagtaggagccaagaagcacgtgaaggttgttggtggcggagtgtagtgcggcgcaacaccagggatttcggcgccaacgtggaacctgcacaacacaatcaaagtactttgcccgaacgtaacagtgaggttgtcaatctcaccggcttgctgtaacaaagtattagatgtatagtgtggaagatgatgtttgcgaagaatagtaagaacgagtattgccgtagattgtattcgatgtaaaagaatggaccggggtccacagttcactagtggtgtctctccaataagaaatagcatgttgggtgaacaaattacagttgggcaattgacaaataaaggagggcataacaatgcacatacatatcatgatgagtagtgtgaaattcaattgggcattacgacaaagtacatagaccgctatccagcatgcatctatgcctaaaaagtccaccttcaggttagcatccgcaccccttccagtattaagttgcaaacaacagacaattgcattaagtatggtgcgtaatgtaatcaacacaaatatccttagacaaagcattgatgttttatccctagtggcaacagctcatccacaaccttagaactttctgtcactgtcccagattaaatggaggcatgaacccactatcgagcataaatactccctcttggagttacaagtatcaagttggccagagcctctactagcaacggagagcatgcaagatcttaaataacacatagatgatagattgataatcaacataacatagtattccatattcatcggatcccaacaaacacaacatgtagcattacaaatagatgatcttgatcatgttaggcagctcacaagatcgaacaatgatagcacaatgaggagaagacaaccatctagctactgctatggacccatagtccaggggtgaactactcacacatcactccggaggcgatcatggcgatgaagagtcctccgggagatgattcccctctccgctagggtgccggaggcgatctcctgaatcccccgagatgggattggcggcggcggcgtctctggaaggttttccgtatcgtggctctcggtactggggttttctcgatgaaggctttaagtaggcggaagggcagagtcggagggctgacgagggggccacacgctagggcgacgcgggcccacccttggccgcgcggccctggcgtggcggcgcctcgtcgccccacttcgtattcctttcggtcttctggaagcttcgtggaaaaataagaccctgggcgttgatttcgtccaattccgagaatatttcctttgtaggatttctgaaaccaaaaacagcagaaaacaacaactggctcttcggcatcttgtcaataggttagtgccggaaaatgcataataatgacataaagtgtgtataaaacatgtgagtatcatcataaaagtagcatggaacataagaaattatggatacgtttgagacgtatcaagcatccccaagcttagtaaaATAGAAATGCTGTGCCTTTGGCAAAATCAACACCCAAAAGTACTTGGAAAAATGAAATTAAGCAAGAAATAGAAATAGGAGAGGATGTGTTCTTATCAGAATTGAGAGGAACATCGAAAATACATAATTaagaagatagaaagaatagtatAAAAGAGGGGATCATCTGTAATCAGATGAGAGAGCAGAGACAAAATTTAGGAAAAACGGGATATAACCAAGTTACTTTGCAAAACACATACACTGATCACTTGATGGAATAGTTCATAAACCAGCGGTATATGTTCATGTGCTTATGCAATTGTGCAAACACAGTTAAGCTACCTGTAAGCAAGGAATAAAACACCACATATACAATATATCAACATGATAGAATAAAAATAGATCGGTTCTTATCTCTGATATCTTTTAAATGACTGAGATAGTAATCATGCACATGAATCATCTACTTATCTACAACTTAACCATACAGCAATGATCAGAAGCAGAACCAGGAATAATCCAAGCCAATGGCCAATGTGACCAAACAATGTAACATGGTAAACCCTAGAAGCTTAGCTAAGAAACATGGAATATTAGCAGAACCAACAGGTAGCAATTAACCATGCCATAGCTTAAACAGAAGCATGCAAGCAATTAAATGGTAGATCTTAGATTAACAGAGCTAAAGGCGTAAGCATGACCATGATCAAATTGAACTCCGAGGATGTAATAGCCCAAATATGCTTATCCCTACCACATACATGTAGTAACTTCGATATACATTAACTTTTCCAGCCCTCCAATCCATTGCAGTCAATTTACATTTTACTCTCTTGATTCAGTTATGTACAAGCCTCATAGATCACACTACATTCTAGTTAACACTTAACACCTAAATCACCTGTAACCATTTCCAAAAAATAACAATGCTTAGAGCTGCGACTCTAGAACTGGCTTCTTTCTGGTTGCCGACAAATGGACGTCTCCATTCAGGACGGAAGCCACAAATATTTCAGCTTCTTCCATCGTTAACTCACCAGCATGCACAGCAAACTTCCCACGACGAGGTTTGTAGGCAAGCAGAAGATTTTCAGACAACTGGTATCCTGACTTGTCAAATGAGGACAGGAATGCAGATTGTCTGTTCCCGTCCAACAAGGCGTAGGCAATTGCGTTTCCAGAGTTATACCTCTGCCCCCGGATCAGAGTCTTCTGGGATACTTGAATGCAGAAATCAGAACACAACAATGCGTGTGTTAAACTTAAACACAAGCTAGGTACGAAGAACAAACGAAGTTATGCTTTTGTCTATCATCAAATGACAGGAGACAAACCTCGGACAGGACGGTCTCCAGCTTTTCTTTGGCTTTGTTTGACTTGAAAATACCAATGATACATACTGAAGCCTTCTCTCCACAGGTTTCCTGGAAATTGGAAGCTGTGAGGAGAGGGATTTTATTTTCCGTCGGTTCAGGTTTCTTAGCTTGGTTTGATGCTAGCTTCTTATTCTTCTTCCCAAAACTTTCGAGCAGAGTCTTCAATTCTTTGATACCAGATCTGAGATCTTTCACTGAAATACCATCCTTCAGAAGTTGCTCCTCGCCATTAATGTTCTGGCCAATAACCGCTGGAACATTTTTCACACCAAGCCGTTTGAGCAGTGGAATAGAAACATCCTGAACCTAAAgacggaaaagttactttcactcGATGTCCTTCATACAGTTTTCATAGGATAGATAGTATGGTACCCGTCCTTGATTGTTCACTGACTAATATACGAAGTTTTACTCTATGATCTACGATGTATCACATTCATCAGTAACATATGCCTCAAATCTATAATTAAAATTTTCCCTATAAACCATTGATTCAAAAATAAACTAGTATAACGCAGAACGCCAGTATATTGTGTTATGTATCAGGCCTTCCCATGAAAAGCCCTATGCACAGCTACAGTGATTAAATTAATTTTCCCAGGCAGTATTTCTTACCTCTGCATCATAGAAAATTAAACGATTGCGGAACATCCCACTGACAGCACGCCACATTACTGGCGTGTCCTTCTTTGTTGACAGTAAGAGTACTTGAGGAAGGTTTGGTAAGGCTTGTGAAGGGAAACTAAATTGGCTAATGTCTACCCTTCTGGAGAATCTCGGCAGGTGTTCCTGACAGAATGTCTTCAGGCTCTTAGCATCATTTTCTCCAGAGTACTCATGCAAAGACCCTTTCTCTGTAGTGATGTACGAATAAATGAAGAGACGAGCCAATTTTCCTACTGAGACACCAGCTTTTTTGCAAATAGCTTTTTCTTTCTCACAATTTATCTTACCAGCCTGCATCAACAGAGTCAGCATATAAGCATTTCTTGATATATGTTAACTGCCAAGGATCAGCATTATGTAATAAAGTTGATCAGCTTACCCTTACTGCACCATCCAGTGAACGAGCCACATCCTCCAGGACACTTTCTAGCACAAATTGACCTTTTTCTTGTTGTGTATAGAATAACAAAATCCAACTAATTCCTTGCTCAGCTATTTCCTTGTTGAAACTTTGCAGTGTGACCTCCTTAATGGTGACAGGGTTTGTATGCTGGCTGGAAGTTCTTGCACCGGCCGGGTCCAGCAGAACCAGCAAATCCACCATGCTGGTTACCTCCCAttgatccaccaccaccaccaaacatGTTGGAAAAAACATCACCAAGATCAAAGCCAAACGGATTTCCACCGTCAGACCCAGGGTTGCCACCAAATGAGAAGGAAAATGTTTTGCCATTTCCCGGACCACCCATTGCCTGCCATCCATCGCCGGATTTGAAATAGGTAGTCTTGGGACCACCACCAGTGAAACCCTCATGGTTCCCAAAATGTCCATCACCAATCCCTGGGTTACCTTTCTCATCACCGTAGAGATCATAGTTTTTCCTCTTCTCTTCATCTGACAGAATCTCATGAGCTGCAAAGGAGACACCAGCTCGGTTTAGAAGTTCAAGGTTATACAAAAGGATAGAGTCATGGTCATTATCGTTCATCTCCTAGCAAATAATCATCATGGATTGAAAAGCAATTTGCTAGCAGGGGTTACATAACTTCTTGGTGGACTGATATATCAGTGGCAAAGAGAAGCATATGTAGAATAAACAGTTCTCTGCGTCTAGAAAATCTCAAGGGACAACATGCAACACTCTGAGAATTTTTCTCGGGATAACTGAAACAAGCCTACCATACTAGTAGCTTATACTGGTGGCATATCGTTGGGTACATGACAGCGTACCACCACCGCCTCCCTCTCACACGACCTCGCCTCCACACCAAACCCTGCTTCACCCGTGACTCTGCTCACATGTGTGTTGCGGCATCTGCGAGAGCGAGTGTGACTTCGATGAAGGTGGTGGAGTCTCAGTCATGATCACTAGAGTGTTGATGCTTGGCTCTGATACCTTTTGTAGTTGTCAATCTCGCTGAACCTGATAAACAACGGTGGAGACAAAGTGATAAAGTACTCACACGAAGAAGACAGGGACAAAACTATCTACATTTCAGACCAGGACCGAGTTAACGGTCAGCGCCATCCCACTGCCCTCGCTCGGTATCCTACCATGCCACTACAATCTTGTTGAGTCGTGCCATCCCACGACAAGTTCATGGCGACAATCTAATCTAGTTGGAAACGGTAAAACGACTGGGTCGAGAACAAGATCGCCATGGTTTATTTTCTACACTTTTGCTTCagtgcgcccccctctcccccaaACTCAAACACATCAAAGGCTGAGATTGCTCTGTACCCCTTCGTAATGAAACTTATGAAAGGGTATGAAGTGATCTCAGCTCTTGATGTATTGAGTTTGAGCTATTTTCTAACTCAACTGCCGAGAAAACTGAATTTCTTCCAACACCTAGCACGTATGACAATTTTTGTGACCTCAAACTTCACTTCTCCTAGAATCTGCACCGGCGACCATGGCATATTGGCATATTGACTCATGTTGTATTCATCTTCAAGTACTATTTTTTTGTAGAACATTTATTTATTCTAGGATAATGTTACTTTCTTTCGAAGCTTCTAACATTGAATACAGTCATCCAGAATTTTGACAATCAACGGCTGTTCTGCATTCATATAGTATATAATCCTCATCACGTAGTGTCATCCTAGGACTGATGAATGGCATTACAGTACCTCAAATGGATCCTAGCGAATAATGTAGTTGATGATTACCCTGTGGTTCATTGTTGGGGATAAACATGCCACAAGAGTTTTTTCTACTGGAAATACACTGCTCATCCCAGGAATTATGCTTCTATGAATTCAAGGTAAACAGAGTACGGTAGAAAACCGTACGTTCAGCAAAAATTACGAAGCCCCTTTTACACAACGAGAATAGAACTACATGGCGCTTGTTGCTAATATACAAGAGCAGAGTTTACTCCCTTGTACATACGAGCCTTGGCATGAAAATGTCTCAAAGATATCACATACTTGACCCATTAAATTACATATGAAGGCCAATTTAGCCGGACATAGATGATATCGCAGATTTAATGTCATTGGCGATATTCTTGGCATCCGCGGCAATACCGGCCAATCCTCTCCTCGCCAATCCAGCACAGTAAAGCTGATTTTCACCTTTCCAATGATTCGGATAATCTTTGGTCGGCAGTCCATTGTCATTTAACATGCTCTCACCATTCTACACACATAAATGTCAAATAACTTGGTTAGAAGATCTAAGAATTGTTGCTTAAAAACGAATTTGACTTAGGCAGAAAAAAATCAATGTTAGTACCTTGAGCCACACATTTGCTGTGCTCTTGTATCCAGTTGCAAACACAATTGCGTCAAATGAGATTTCGTCACCGCTTTGAAATTTAACTATATTCCCCATGATTTTACTAATGCTTCCTTCAACCTATAAGAGTTAAATAAAATGTTAATAAACTGGCATAGTAAATATATATGGTATATATAAGGTCTATATCAGGTCCAAGGATATACTTACTTGGATGATTCCTTTTTTTATTAACCCAACAGTGCCAACATCAATCACAGCGGATCGGCCGGTTTTTGACTTGAGCATCATTGGACCCATTTTTGGCATTGTGATGCCATTCCTTGATAGGTCTCCAAATATAAATTTTGCTGCCATAACAAGGAGGTTATCCACTAGATTCAGTGGAAGATGGTGGGCTAGTGTCATCCCCAACCGGATGAGTTCCTTCGTCAGTACATGAATCTGCACACACAAAAATGTCACACATCTTTGCAACTTGCATGATACAAGAAAATAACATTCTAGTTCTAATAATACTAAGAAATTGTATCTTATTACCAAATAAATTATAAAGTGCACATACCGGGCTTCGTATAACAATCGATGTATTGGCACAATGGGTCGCGAGGTCATAAGCAATTTCCATCCCTGAGTTGCCAGATCCAATGACTAGCACACTCTTACCGGTATCTTGACGAATGGATGGCCTCACCCAGAAAACTGTCAAGTCCAGGGATCACCGGAATATTCTCGGCACTATTCTCATCACTGGCCACAACAAGGAACTTTGCACTGAAATTCATTGTTGTGCTCTCCACCATGTCACGGGCCACGATTGACCAACACTTATTATCATTG
It includes:
- the LOC127347727 gene encoding dnaJ protein ERDJ3A-like; its protein translation is MNDNDHDSILLYNLELLNRAGVSFAAHEILSDEEKRKNYDLYGDEKGNPGIGDGHFGNHEGFTGGGPKTTYFKSGDGWQAMGGPGNGKTFSFSFGGNPGSDGGNPFGFDLGDVFSNMFGGGGGSMGGNQHGGFAGSAGPGRCKNFQPAYKPCQFVLESVLEDVARSLDGAVRAGKINCEKEKAICKKAGVSVGKLARLFIYSYITTEKGSLHEYSGENDAKSLKTFCQEHLPRFSRRVDISQFSFPSQALPNLPQVLLLSTKKDTPVMWRAVSGMFRNRLIFYDAEVQDVSIPLLKRLGVKNVPAVIGQNINGEEQLLKDGISVKDLRSGIKELKTLLESFGKKNKKLASNQAKKPEPTENKIPLLTASNFQETCGEKASVCIIGIFKSNKAKEKLETVLSEKTLIRGQRYNSGNAIAYALLDGNRQSAFLSSFDKSGYQLSENLLLAYKPRRGKFAVHAGELTMEEAEIFVASVLNGDVHLSATRKKPVLESQL